A stretch of Aerococcus christensenii DNA encodes these proteins:
- a CDS encoding IreB family regulatory phosphoprotein: MSVKDETVLFRFDESKEKNVQETLEIVYDALVEKGYQPINQIVGYLLSGDPAYIPRHNQARNLIRYHERDEILEELVAHYMKQTGRE, encoded by the coding sequence ATGAGTGTAAAAGATGAAACCGTTCTTTTCCGTTTTGATGAAAGCAAAGAAAAAAATGTTCAAGAAACGCTGGAGATCGTGTATGACGCTTTGGTTGAAAAGGGCTATCAACCCATCAATCAAATCGTAGGATATTTGTTATCTGGAGATCCTGCTTATATTCCGCGGCATAACCAAGCGAGAAATCTTATTCGTTACCATGAACGTGATGAAATTCTAGAAGAATTAGTTGCTCACTACATGAAACAAACAGGGCGTGAATAA
- the ruvX gene encoding Holliday junction resolvase RuvX, which yields MRIIGLDVGSKTVGVAVSDPFCWTAQGIETILIDEEAGEYGLDRLEKWLEEYHIERVVIGLPKNMNNTEGPRVEASRYYGKLVEDRFHLPVVYQDERLTTQQSERFLIEKADLSRKKRKKVIDKLAAVLILQTYLDANAGKLN from the coding sequence ATGCGGATTATTGGATTAGATGTAGGCTCTAAAACAGTAGGTGTGGCGGTTTCGGATCCTTTTTGCTGGACAGCTCAAGGCATTGAAACCATTCTGATCGATGAAGAAGCTGGGGAATATGGTTTAGATCGCTTAGAGAAGTGGTTAGAGGAATATCATATCGAACGTGTGGTGATTGGACTACCGAAGAATATGAATAATACCGAAGGCCCACGTGTCGAAGCTTCTCGCTACTACGGCAAGCTAGTAGAAGATCGTTTCCACTTGCCTGTTGTCTATCAAGACGAGCGCTTAACGACACAACAATCCGAGCGCTTCCTGATTGAAAAGGCTGATCTCAGCCGCAAGAAACGCAAAAAGGTCATTGATAAGTTAGCGGCTGTTCTGATCTTACAAACTTACCTCGATGCGAATGCGGGCAAGCTCAACTAA
- a CDS encoding DUF1292 domain-containing protein, with product MIKDIDDHITLTDEEGNETLYHVLFTFESEDYGKAYILVYPDGEEEELSVEAYEYKESETSGEGTLYPVETEEEWDMIEEVFNTFQADDEEE from the coding sequence ATGATTAAAGATATAGATGATCATATTACATTAACAGATGAAGAAGGCAACGAGACCCTCTATCATGTGCTGTTCACTTTTGAATCGGAAGACTATGGCAAAGCCTACATTCTTGTGTATCCAGATGGTGAAGAGGAAGAGTTGAGCGTAGAAGCTTATGAATACAAGGAAAGCGAAACGTCCGGCGAAGGCACCCTCTATCCTGTCGAGACAGAAGAAGAGTGGGACATGATTGAAGAAGTCTTCAATACCTTCCAAGCAGACGACGAAGAAGAATAA